In the genome of Paracoccus sp. MBLB3053, one region contains:
- a CDS encoding SOS response-associated peptidase: MRGRAICNLYNVTTTQEAMRQLFRGFAYTDKAGNLEPGSIYPDRLAPIIRHDGQGLELVRARWGMPSPPSVLKTARDPGVTNVRNTSSPHWRRWLGPAHRCLVPVTSFAEPLGSGKGNQWFAAANDVPMFFAGIEVRGWQSVRKVKDGETTDDLFAFLTTAPNATVGAIHPKAMPVILIDPKEWEEWLSAPFVEAVKLQRPLAEGGLRLIEHPV; this comes from the coding sequence CTGAGGGGCCGTGCAATCTGCAATCTCTACAACGTTACGACCACGCAAGAGGCAATGCGGCAGTTGTTCCGTGGCTTCGCGTATACGGACAAGGCCGGAAACCTGGAACCGGGCAGCATCTATCCAGATCGGCTGGCCCCCATCATTCGCCATGATGGCCAAGGGTTGGAACTGGTGCGCGCCCGTTGGGGAATGCCTTCGCCGCCTTCTGTTCTGAAAACAGCCCGAGACCCCGGTGTGACCAACGTCCGCAACACCTCGTCGCCTCACTGGCGGCGTTGGCTTGGCCCCGCGCATCGCTGCCTGGTTCCGGTCACGTCATTCGCTGAACCCCTGGGGTCCGGAAAGGGAAATCAATGGTTCGCCGCAGCAAACGACGTGCCCATGTTCTTCGCTGGCATTGAGGTCCGGGGCTGGCAATCGGTGCGGAAAGTCAAAGACGGCGAAACAACTGACGATCTTTTCGCCTTCCTGACAACTGCGCCCAATGCGACCGTGGGCGCGATCCACCCGAAGGCGATGCCGGTGATACTGATTGATCCAAAGGAATGGGAAGAATGGCTGTCCGCTCCGTTTGTCGAAGCAGTGAAGTTGCAAAGACCCCTTGCCGAGGGTGGACTGCGATTGATCGAGCATCCGGTCTGA
- a CDS encoding SH3 domain-containing protein, with protein MRTHLAAFLALMIATGCAVGSGAVVQGVGTDDLLKLREGPGLNHKIIIGLPDGTRLTRQNCVTTNGKVWCKVSLADKPGVSGYVSAEYLAPR; from the coding sequence ATGCGAACTCATCTTGCTGCTTTTCTTGCTCTCATGATCGCGACCGGATGTGCGGTCGGTTCTGGTGCAGTGGTGCAGGGCGTCGGAACAGACGACCTCCTCAAGCTGCGCGAAGGCCCTGGCCTTAATCACAAGATCATCATTGGCCTGCCCGATGGAACGCGGCTCACCAGGCAGAACTGCGTGACGACCAACGGGAAGGTCTGGTGCAAGGTGTCGCTCGCCGACAAGCCTGGCGTATCCGGTTATGTCTCGGCGGAATATCTGGCGCCGCGCTGA
- a CDS encoding TetR/AcrR family transcriptional regulator C-terminal domain-containing protein: MKPKGTRNAGFEERRAELLARMRTRLMLRDAPRPALRELASEAGCSVSTLNHYFGKRDDILIAVFADSGRRGQGQFAATRQAGQDFETSIRDAAAMAWQALTRHGVADALAMGMAEGMRNRQLGPAFIRTMFEPFVIALTERLDVHVARGQMRAVDTRMAALALASPLLLGTLHQSQLGGAHDYPLDGDAFLFHVIESFVRAYRAD; this comes from the coding sequence TTGAAGCCCAAGGGCACCCGCAATGCTGGCTTCGAGGAGCGTCGTGCCGAACTGCTGGCGCGCATGCGAACGCGTCTGATGTTACGGGATGCGCCCCGGCCGGCACTGCGGGAACTTGCCTCGGAGGCTGGTTGCAGCGTGTCCACCCTGAACCACTACTTCGGCAAGCGAGACGACATCCTGATCGCGGTGTTTGCCGATTCGGGCAGACGGGGGCAGGGGCAGTTCGCAGCAACACGGCAGGCCGGCCAGGACTTCGAAACCTCGATACGTGACGCTGCTGCGATGGCGTGGCAGGCCTTGACCCGGCATGGCGTTGCGGACGCCTTGGCCATGGGCATGGCCGAGGGCATGCGGAACAGGCAGCTCGGCCCGGCCTTCATCCGTACGATGTTCGAACCCTTCGTGATCGCCCTGACAGAACGCTTGGACGTGCATGTGGCGCGGGGACAGATGCGCGCGGTTGATACCCGCATGGCGGCGCTTGCGCTCGCCTCGCCATTGCTTCTGGGAACGCTGCACCAAAGCCAACTGGGGGGAGCCCACGATTACCCGCTGGACGGCGACGCCTTTCTTTTTCACGTGATCGAAAGTTTCGTTCGCGCTTATCGTGCCGACTGA
- the fni gene encoding type 2 isopentenyl-diphosphate Delta-isomerase codes for MNEIEKRKSEHLSIVGSGLGRQSSLATGFDAIRFLHNALPEMAYDAIDTRTDFLGRTLSAPLMVSAMTGGTLEAERINFAIAEACDELGLALAVGSQRIAIEGRGAGGLGAGLRARAPHVPILGNLGAVQLRRGMGLSEAQRAVDMLEADALMLHLNPLQEAIQPGGDRDFSDLLPRIETLARSLPVPLGVKEVGAGLSADVGRRLVNSGVTILDVAGVGGTSWARVEAERGDERLRRIAAPFFDWGIPTAEAVAAMASQIRPGVALIASGGIRHGLDVARSIRLGADLAGQAGGALTAAQDGAEALAAHLSEVVEQLRIAMFCTGSCDLAELRRAPLA; via the coding sequence ATGAACGAGATCGAGAAACGCAAATCCGAACACCTGTCGATCGTCGGCTCGGGTTTGGGCAGGCAGTCCAGCCTCGCCACCGGCTTCGATGCCATCCGCTTCCTGCACAATGCTTTGCCTGAGATGGCCTATGATGCCATCGATACAAGGACTGACTTTCTGGGACGAACCCTGTCGGCACCGCTGATGGTTTCGGCCATGACCGGAGGCACGCTTGAGGCCGAGCGGATCAATTTTGCCATCGCCGAGGCCTGCGACGAGCTGGGACTGGCGCTGGCGGTGGGATCGCAGCGCATCGCGATCGAAGGGCGCGGCGCGGGTGGATTGGGAGCAGGGCTGCGGGCGAGGGCGCCACATGTTCCGATCCTTGGCAATCTGGGGGCGGTGCAGTTGCGCCGCGGGATGGGGTTGAGCGAGGCGCAGCGCGCGGTCGATATGCTGGAGGCTGACGCCCTGATGCTGCATCTGAACCCGCTGCAAGAGGCGATCCAGCCCGGCGGCGATCGTGACTTCTCGGATCTTCTGCCACGCATCGAGACGCTGGCTCGATCCCTGCCCGTGCCTCTGGGGGTGAAGGAAGTGGGGGCGGGGCTTTCGGCCGATGTGGGGCGGCGGCTCGTGAATTCGGGCGTGACCATCCTCGATGTGGCGGGCGTGGGCGGCACAAGCTGGGCGCGGGTTGAGGCCGAGCGCGGCGACGAACGGCTTCGCCGCATTGCCGCGCCGTTCTTTGACTGGGGGATTCCCACCGCCGAGGCTGTCGCGGCGATGGCCTCGCAAATCCGACCGGGCGTCGCGCTGATCGCTTCGGGCGGCATCCGGCATGGCCTGGACGTCGCGCGGTCCATCCGTCTGGGTGCCGATCTGGCCGGGCAGGCCGGCGGAGCTTTGACGGCCGCGCAGGATGGCGCCGAGGCTTTGGCAGCGCATCTTTCGGAAGTCGTCGAGCAACTTCGCATCGCGATGTTTTGCACCGGATCGTGCGATCTTGCCGAGCTGCGTCGCGCGCCTCTTGCGTGA
- a CDS encoding HPP family protein — protein MHILRSLGPAVAHASLAEASRAGIGALLGLAVTGAFLLSPAIDLEMGLFLVAPFGATSVLLFAVPNSPLAQPWSAIVGNTLAAAIGVAVCLMVPDPVMRVALAVGLTISATILCRALHPPAGAVAMTAAMSPDVIGHLGFWFVVAPIALGTTVLVLLAAIYARLTGRRYPFRQFDEPNRHGTQDAKPAERLGLSEAELTGILERYRQSFNLGVEDLARLIGAAELQAATRRTGPLSAEDIMSRNLITVSPTTGFPKIAELFRRHRFTSLPVVGSDCEYLGVIFQIHLIGSRWIDPDGKPALARDIMQLAGPCAAPDTPIALLLPMMAEGEVDAVPILDGNRISGIVTRTDMIAALARSIVRGS, from the coding sequence ATGCACATCCTGCGATCCCTGGGACCCGCGGTGGCACATGCATCCCTGGCCGAGGCCAGCCGCGCCGGCATCGGTGCCCTGCTCGGTCTGGCCGTGACCGGAGCGTTCCTGCTGTCGCCGGCAATCGACCTCGAGATGGGTCTTTTCCTCGTAGCCCCTTTCGGCGCGACCTCGGTGCTGCTCTTCGCGGTGCCGAACAGCCCGCTTGCCCAGCCCTGGTCGGCGATCGTCGGGAACACGCTTGCAGCAGCGATCGGCGTCGCGGTCTGCCTGATGGTGCCCGATCCGGTGATGCGGGTCGCGCTGGCGGTCGGGCTGACCATCTCTGCTACGATCCTGTGCCGAGCGCTGCATCCGCCGGCGGGCGCCGTCGCGATGACCGCCGCCATGAGCCCCGACGTGATCGGGCATCTGGGCTTCTGGTTCGTGGTCGCGCCCATCGCGCTGGGGACCACTGTGCTGGTCTTGCTGGCCGCGATCTATGCCAGGCTGACCGGGCGGCGCTACCCCTTCCGCCAATTCGACGAGCCGAACCGGCATGGCACGCAGGATGCCAAGCCCGCCGAGCGCCTTGGCCTGTCGGAGGCCGAATTGACTGGCATCCTTGAACGCTACCGGCAAAGCTTCAACCTGGGGGTCGAGGATCTGGCCCGCCTGATCGGGGCCGCCGAGCTTCAGGCCGCGACCCGTCGCACTGGCCCCTTGTCCGCCGAAGACATCATGTCGCGCAACCTGATCACGGTGAGTCCGACGACAGGATTTCCCAAAATCGCCGAGCTGTTCCGGCGCCACCGCTTCACGTCGCTGCCGGTGGTCGGGTCCGATTGCGAATATCTTGGTGTCATCTTCCAGATCCACCTGATCGGAAGCAGATGGATCGATCCCGACGGCAAGCCGGCACTTGCGAGGGACATCATGCAGCTCGCAGGTCCATGCGCTGCGCCCGACACTCCGATCGCACTGCTTCTGCCGATGATGGCAGAGGGCGAGGTCGATGCCGTGCCGATCCTTGACGGGAACCGCATCAGCGGCATCGTCACCCGGACAGATATGATCGCAGCGCTCGCACGGAGCATCGTCCGCGGCAGCTAG
- a CDS encoding fatty acid desaturase, which translates to MPQASRRPDVTMMVSLTLATAVIGTWVALHIFAVWHLDAPAHPLLAILCLVGLTWLSVGLFIVAHDAMHGAIAPGWPRVNAALGGMALMLYAGFSWRKIILKHMAHHRLAGTEDDPDFGHGGPVRWYAGFVRTYFGWREFWVLGSAVILYAVVLGPRWPYVAFWAIPSILASIQLFIFGTWLPHRPAEDAFPDRHNARSTRLNDPMSLLTCFHFGGYHHEHHLHPSVPWWRLPSTRNGKA; encoded by the coding sequence TTGCCGCAGGCGTCGCGACGACCCGACGTGACCATGATGGTCAGCCTGACACTCGCCACGGCGGTGATCGGGACTTGGGTGGCGCTGCACATCTTTGCTGTCTGGCATCTCGATGCTCCTGCCCATCCGCTGCTGGCGATCCTGTGTCTCGTGGGTCTGACCTGGCTGTCGGTGGGACTCTTCATCGTCGCCCATGACGCCATGCACGGGGCGATCGCTCCGGGGTGGCCTCGTGTCAACGCGGCCTTGGGCGGGATGGCCCTGATGCTCTATGCCGGGTTTTCCTGGCGCAAGATCATCCTCAAGCACATGGCCCACCACCGCCTTGCCGGTACCGAGGACGACCCGGACTTTGGCCATGGCGGCCCGGTTCGATGGTATGCCGGCTTCGTGCGGACCTATTTCGGCTGGCGAGAATTCTGGGTGCTGGGCAGCGCGGTTATCCTCTATGCTGTCGTGCTTGGCCCGCGTTGGCCCTACGTCGCATTTTGGGCTATCCCTTCGATCCTCGCCTCGATCCAGCTGTTCATATTCGGCACCTGGCTGCCCCACCGCCCTGCCGAGGACGCTTTCCCTGATCGCCACAATGCGCGCTCCACCCGGCTCAACGATCCAATGTCTCTGCTGACCTGCTTCCACTTCGGGGGCTATCACCATGAACATCACCTGCATCCCTCGGTACCGTGGTGGCGGCTGCCCTCGACCCGGAATGGCAAGGCATGA
- a CDS encoding RrF2 family transcriptional regulator, with the protein MRLNDSTDMALRVMIYATTRGDRLFTIDELVTVYRLPRSTMMKVVNALTRGDFLRAQRGRSGGLRLARPADEIIVGAVVRHLETDFGLVECMRTGNQCVITCRCRLIAPLQRALEAFLAVLDGYTIADIALTPDDFPEIG; encoded by the coding sequence ATGCGGCTCAACGATAGCACCGACATGGCCTTGCGGGTGATGATCTATGCAACCACGCGGGGCGACCGGCTCTTCACGATCGATGAACTGGTGACGGTCTATCGCCTGCCGCGCAGCACGATGATGAAGGTGGTGAACGCCCTGACGCGTGGGGATTTCCTCCGCGCGCAGCGCGGCCGTTCGGGCGGGTTGCGCCTGGCGCGCCCGGCCGACGAGATCATCGTCGGCGCGGTGGTCCGACATCTCGAGACGGATTTCGGATTGGTCGAATGCATGCGGACCGGGAACCAATGCGTCATCACCTGCCGCTGCCGGTTGATCGCGCCGCTGCAGCGTGCGCTCGAGGCCTTCCTGGCCGTGCTGGACGGCTACACGATCGCAGATATCGCCCTGACGCCCGATGATTTTCCCGAGATCGGTTGA